A genomic region of Serratia fonticola contains the following coding sequences:
- the murD gene encoding UDP-N-acetylmuramoyl-L-alanine--D-glutamate ligase, protein MVDYQGKKVVIIGLGLTGLSCVDFFMTRGVTPQVMDTRISPPGLDKLPASVERHLGSLNQEWLLAADLIVASPGMALSTPALSEAADAGIEIVGDVELFCREAQAPIVAITGSNGKSTVTTLVGEMAKAAGWAVGVGGNIGLPALSLLRQECQLYVLELSSFQLETTYSLHAAAATILNVTEDHMDRYPFGLQQYRAAKLRIYENADVCVVNADDALTMPVRGADERCVSFGADVGDYHLNRQQGEIWLRVNGEKILNTREMKLTGRHNYTNALAALALADAVKLPRASSLKALTTFTGLEHRFQLVWEHDGVRWINDSKATNVGSTEAALNGLQVDGTLHLLLGGDGKSADFSPLARYLQGDNIRLYCFGRDGAQLAQLRPEVAMLTETMEQAMQAIASRVKSGDMVLLSPACASLDQFRNFEVRGNEFARLAQELGG, encoded by the coding sequence ATGGTGGATTATCAGGGTAAAAAAGTTGTCATCATCGGGTTGGGCCTGACCGGTCTGTCCTGCGTTGATTTCTTTATGACCCGTGGCGTGACGCCGCAGGTAATGGATACCCGTATTTCGCCACCGGGGCTGGATAAACTGCCCGCAAGCGTAGAGCGGCATCTGGGCTCCCTGAACCAGGAATGGCTGCTGGCGGCGGATTTGATCGTTGCCAGCCCTGGTATGGCATTGTCGACTCCGGCCTTGAGTGAGGCCGCGGATGCCGGGATAGAGATCGTGGGTGATGTAGAACTGTTCTGCCGTGAAGCCCAGGCACCGATCGTGGCGATCACCGGCTCCAATGGCAAGAGCACTGTCACCACGTTGGTGGGTGAAATGGCCAAGGCTGCCGGCTGGGCAGTGGGTGTCGGGGGCAATATCGGTCTGCCAGCGCTCAGCCTGTTGCGCCAGGAATGCCAGCTTTACGTGCTGGAACTGTCGAGCTTCCAACTGGAAACCACCTACAGCCTGCATGCGGCCGCAGCCACCATCTTGAATGTGACCGAGGATCACATGGATCGCTACCCGTTTGGTCTGCAGCAATACCGGGCAGCCAAACTGCGTATCTATGAAAATGCGGATGTCTGTGTGGTGAACGCGGACGATGCCTTGACTATGCCTGTACGGGGTGCGGATGAGCGTTGTGTCAGCTTTGGTGCGGATGTGGGTGACTACCATCTGAACCGCCAGCAGGGTGAGATCTGGCTGCGGGTGAACGGAGAGAAAATCCTCAACACCCGCGAGATGAAGCTGACAGGTCGCCACAACTACACCAATGCGCTTGCCGCATTGGCTCTGGCGGATGCCGTCAAGTTGCCACGCGCGTCCAGCTTGAAAGCGCTGACGACGTTCACCGGCCTGGAACATCGCTTCCAACTGGTATGGGAACACGATGGTGTGCGCTGGATTAATGATTCTAAAGCTACCAACGTCGGCAGCACCGAGGCGGCGCTAAATGGTTTGCAGGTGGATGGTACCTTGCATCTGCTGTTGGGCGGGGATGGCAAGTCTGCGGACTTCTCGCCACTGGCGCGCTATCTGCAGGGCGATAACATCCGGTTGTACTGTTTTGGCCGTGATGGGGCACAGCTTGCGCAACTGCGCCCAGAGGTCGCGATGCTGACAGAAACCATGGAACAAGCCATGCAGGCGATTGCCAGCCGCGTGAAAAGCGGCGATATGGTGCTGCTTTCACCAGCCTGTGCCAGCCTGGATCAGTTCCGTAATTTTGAAGTGCGTGGCAACGAGTTTGCTCGCCTGGCACAGGAGCTTGGCGGATGA
- the murF gene encoding UDP-N-acetylmuramoyl-tripeptide--D-alanyl-D-alanine ligase → MIPVSLQTLAAVLGAELIGADCQIAAVTTDTRQVTTGCLFVALKGERFDAHDFAADAVAAGARALLVSKRLLLDTPQLLVKDTRLALGQLAAWVRQQVPAKVVALTGSSGKTSVKEMAAAILRECGEVLHTAGNFNNDIGVPLTLLRLQPQHDFAVIELGANHIGEIAYTTALTQPQSALVNNLAAAHLEGFGSLAGVAQAKGEIFAGLPADGIAIINADNNDWPHWQTQLQGKTVWRFSPQAAESVDFFASDIQMKDGLTHFTLHSPFGTAAIALPLPGRHNVANALAATALAMSVGATLAAVSAGLKQLKAVPGRLFPVALAEGKLLLDDSYNANVGSMTAAAQVLAEMPGYRVMVVGDMAELGAEAEECHRQVGEAARLAGIDKVISVGTLSQVLSAASGNGEHYQDKTAVIARVAELLSAHAVITVLIKGSRSAAMEQVVRALQEKAPC, encoded by the coding sequence ATGATCCCCGTTTCCCTCCAGACACTTGCCGCCGTATTGGGCGCTGAATTGATCGGTGCCGATTGCCAAATCGCAGCGGTGACGACGGATACCCGTCAAGTTACCACCGGTTGTCTGTTTGTCGCTTTGAAAGGAGAGCGTTTCGACGCTCACGACTTTGCCGCTGATGCTGTAGCCGCAGGTGCCAGGGCGCTGCTGGTAAGTAAGCGCTTATTGTTGGATACCCCCCAACTGCTGGTGAAAGATACCCGTTTGGCGTTGGGGCAGCTTGCAGCCTGGGTGCGCCAGCAGGTGCCCGCCAAGGTGGTAGCCCTGACCGGTTCATCGGGCAAAACCTCGGTTAAGGAAATGGCGGCCGCTATTCTGCGTGAGTGTGGCGAGGTGCTGCATACCGCCGGTAACTTCAATAACGATATCGGTGTACCACTGACGTTATTGCGTCTGCAACCACAGCATGATTTTGCCGTGATTGAGCTGGGTGCAAACCATATTGGCGAGATTGCCTATACCACCGCATTGACCCAACCGCAGAGTGCATTGGTAAATAATTTAGCCGCTGCCCATCTTGAGGGGTTCGGTTCGCTTGCCGGTGTTGCGCAGGCTAAAGGGGAAATCTTTGCAGGTTTACCGGCTGATGGCATCGCGATCATTAATGCTGACAACAACGACTGGCCCCATTGGCAGACCCAGTTGCAGGGTAAGACGGTCTGGCGTTTCTCCCCGCAGGCGGCTGAATCAGTGGATTTCTTCGCCAGCGACATTCAGATGAAGGACGGTTTGACTCACTTTACCTTGCATAGCCCGTTTGGAACGGCCGCTATTGCGCTGCCATTACCGGGCCGCCATAACGTGGCCAATGCACTGGCGGCAACGGCGTTGGCGATGTCGGTGGGTGCGACGTTGGCGGCAGTGAGCGCAGGGTTGAAACAGCTTAAGGCCGTCCCGGGCCGTTTATTCCCGGTGGCGCTGGCGGAAGGCAAGTTACTGCTGGACGACAGCTACAACGCCAACGTTGGTTCAATGACCGCGGCTGCACAGGTATTGGCAGAGATGCCGGGCTATCGCGTGATGGTCGTCGGCGATATGGCCGAACTGGGTGCCGAAGCCGAAGAGTGTCACCGTCAGGTGGGTGAAGCAGCCCGCTTGGCCGGTATCGATAAAGTCATCAGCGTCGGGACGTTAAGCCAGGTACTGAGTGCGGCTTCCGGCAACGGTGAACATTATCAGGATAAGACTGCAGTGATCGCGCGCGTGGCGGAATTACTGTCAGCACATGCGGTAATTACCGTGTTAATCAAAGGTTCACGTAGTGCCGCAATGGAGCAGGTAGTACGCGCGTTACAGGAGAAAGCACCATGTTAG
- a CDS encoding L-alanine exporter AlaE produces the protein MSTPVSRWRIAAADTFALVVYCFIVGMAIEILISGMSFSQSLSSRLLSIPVNILIAWPYGRYRDFFITTARRFPHGQFLLRNLADLLAYVSFQSPVYAAILWSVGADSQQILAAVSSNAVISMAMGVAYGYFLEYCRRLFRVVPSPQPSPTGRGS, from the coding sequence ATGTCTACACCAGTCTCACGTTGGCGCATTGCTGCCGCCGATACCTTTGCACTCGTGGTGTACTGCTTTATCGTCGGGATGGCGATTGAGATCCTGATCTCAGGAATGAGCTTCAGCCAATCGCTTTCATCGCGGTTATTGTCGATCCCCGTCAACATCCTTATCGCCTGGCCATATGGCCGCTATCGCGATTTCTTTATCACCACGGCACGCCGCTTCCCTCATGGGCAGTTCCTACTGCGTAACCTTGCCGATCTTCTGGCCTATGTCAGCTTTCAGTCACCGGTTTACGCCGCCATTCTGTGGAGCGTGGGCGCAGACAGCCAGCAGATCCTGGCTGCGGTGAGCAGCAATGCGGTGATCTCAATGGCGATGGGCGTGGCGTACGGCTATTTTCTTGAGTATTGCCGCAGACTGTTTCGCGTGGTCCCCTCACCCCAACCCTCTCCCACAGGGAGAGGGAGCTGA
- a CDS encoding peptidoglycan glycosyltransferase FtsI has product MKAVRPGKFKRQEDQASFVSWRFALLCGCILLALVGLLVRMAYLQVINPDRLVKEGDMRSLRVQEVPTARGMISDRSGRPLAVSVPVNAVWADPKELNDRGGITLDSRWKALSDALQIPLDQLSNRINANPKGRFVYLARQVNPAIGDYIHKLKLPGIYLRQESRRYYPAGQVTSHIIGVTNIDGEGIEGVEKSFDRWLTGQPGERTVRKDRFGRVIEDISSVDSQAAHNLALSIDERLQALVYRELNNAVAFNKAESGTAVLVDVNTGEVLAMANSPSYNPNNMAGTPKDTMRNRAITDIFEPGSTVKPMVVMTALQHGVIKENSVLNTIPYRISGHEIKDVARYSELTVTGILQKSSNVGVSKLALAMPSSALVDTYSRFGLGKATNLGLVGESSGLYPKKQRWSDIERATFSFGYGLMVTPLQLARVYATIGSLGIYRPLSITKVDPPVAGERVFPESTVRTVVHMMESVALPGGGGVKAAIKGYRIAIKTGTAKKVGPDGKYVNRYIAYTAGVAPASQPRFALVVVINDPQGGKYYGGAISAPVFGAIMGGVLRIMNIEPDALPTGDKSELVINNKEGSGGRS; this is encoded by the coding sequence ATGAAAGCAGTACGGCCCGGTAAGTTTAAACGCCAGGAAGATCAAGCCAGCTTTGTCAGCTGGCGTTTTGCGTTGTTGTGCGGCTGTATCTTGCTGGCGCTGGTGGGGCTGTTGGTGCGCATGGCTTACCTGCAGGTCATCAACCCGGATCGCCTGGTGAAAGAAGGCGATATGCGTTCGTTACGTGTGCAGGAAGTACCGACGGCACGCGGTATGATCAGCGATCGCTCTGGCCGTCCATTGGCGGTGAGCGTACCGGTAAACGCCGTGTGGGCCGATCCGAAGGAGTTGAACGATCGCGGGGGGATTACGCTGGATTCACGTTGGAAGGCGCTTTCTGACGCATTGCAAATTCCGTTGGATCAGCTCTCCAATCGTATCAATGCCAATCCTAAAGGGCGCTTTGTCTATCTGGCCCGTCAGGTTAACCCGGCGATTGGCGACTATATCCACAAACTGAAGCTGCCAGGGATCTATCTGCGCCAGGAGTCGCGCCGCTACTATCCGGCCGGGCAAGTGACCTCCCATATCATTGGCGTGACCAATATTGATGGTGAAGGGATCGAAGGGGTTGAAAAGAGCTTCGATCGCTGGCTGACAGGGCAACCTGGCGAGCGCACCGTGCGTAAAGACCGTTTTGGCCGCGTGATTGAGGATATCTCCTCGGTAGACAGCCAGGCGGCACACAATCTTGCGCTAAGTATTGATGAACGTCTGCAGGCACTGGTTTACCGCGAGCTGAACAACGCGGTGGCCTTCAACAAGGCGGAGTCGGGGACCGCCGTGCTGGTGGACGTCAACACGGGTGAAGTGCTGGCAATGGCCAACAGCCCGTCATACAACCCGAACAATATGGCCGGTACGCCAAAAGACACCATGCGTAACCGCGCGATAACCGATATTTTTGAGCCCGGTTCCACCGTGAAACCGATGGTGGTGATGACGGCATTGCAGCACGGAGTGATAAAAGAAAACAGCGTGCTCAATACCATCCCTTACCGCATTAGCGGCCATGAGATTAAAGATGTGGCGCGTTATTCGGAACTGACCGTGACCGGGATCTTGCAGAAGTCGAGTAACGTCGGTGTTTCAAAACTGGCGTTAGCGATGCCGTCCTCAGCGTTAGTAGATACTTACTCACGTTTTGGGCTGGGAAAAGCGACCAATTTGGGGTTGGTCGGAGAAAGCAGTGGCTTATACCCAAAAAAACAACGGTGGTCTGACATAGAGAGGGCCACCTTCTCTTTCGGCTATGGGCTAATGGTAACGCCGTTACAGTTAGCGCGAGTCTATGCCACGATCGGCAGTCTGGGCATTTATCGTCCGTTGTCGATCACCAAAGTTGACCCTCCTGTTGCCGGTGAGCGCGTCTTCCCTGAGTCGACCGTGCGTACCGTGGTGCACATGATGGAAAGCGTGGCTTTACCTGGTGGTGGTGGCGTGAAGGCTGCCATCAAGGGTTACCGTATTGCCATTAAAACCGGTACCGCCAAAAAGGTCGGGCCAGACGGCAAATACGTGAACAGATATATCGCTTATACCGCGGGTGTGGCGCCAGCAAGCCAACCCCGTTTTGCTCTGGTCGTGGTCATCAACGATCCGCAGGGTGGAAAATACTACGGTGGTGCGATTTCCGCACCGGTGTTTGGTGCCATCATGGGGGGCGTGCTGCGGATCATGAATATCGAGCCTGACGCGCTGCCCACCGGTGACAAAAGCGAACTGGTTATTAACAATAAAGAGGGTTCAGGTGGCAGATCGTAA
- the mraY gene encoding phospho-N-acetylmuramoyl-pentapeptide-transferase yields MLVWLAEHLVKYYSGFNVFSYLTFRAIVSLLTALFLSLWMGPKVIKRLQEMSFGQVVRNDGPESHFSKRGTPTMGGIMILTSITISVLMWAYPSNPYVWCVLFVLIGYGIVGFVDDYRKVVRKDTRGLIARWKYFWQSVIALIVAFAMYAVGKDTPATELVVPFFKDIMPQLGLLYVLLAYFVIVGTSNAVNLTDGLDGLAIMPTVFVAAGFALVAWATGNMNFANYLHIPYLRHAGELVIVCTAIVGAGLGFLWFNTYPAQVFMGDVGSLALGGALGTIAVLLRQEFLLVIMGGVFVVETLSVILQVGSFKLRGQRIFRMAPIHHHYELKGWPEPRVIVRFWIISLMLVLIGLATLKVR; encoded by the coding sequence ATGTTAGTTTGGCTGGCCGAGCATTTGGTCAAATATTATTCAGGCTTCAACGTCTTTTCTTATCTGACGTTCAGGGCCATTGTCAGCCTGCTGACCGCGCTGTTCCTCTCCCTGTGGATGGGGCCGAAAGTGATCAAACGCCTGCAAGAAATGTCTTTCGGCCAGGTTGTCCGTAACGATGGGCCAGAGTCTCACTTCAGCAAGCGTGGTACGCCGACCATGGGCGGCATCATGATCCTGACCTCCATCACGATTTCAGTGCTGATGTGGGCTTACCCGTCCAACCCTTACGTGTGGTGCGTACTGTTCGTGTTGATAGGCTACGGCATCGTGGGCTTTGTCGATGACTATCGCAAAGTGGTGCGCAAGGATACCCGGGGATTGATTGCGCGCTGGAAATATTTCTGGCAATCGGTGATTGCCCTGATTGTGGCATTTGCCATGTATGCCGTAGGAAAAGACACGCCAGCCACCGAGCTGGTTGTGCCGTTCTTTAAGGACATCATGCCGCAACTCGGTCTGCTGTACGTACTGCTGGCATATTTTGTGATTGTGGGTACCAGCAACGCGGTCAACCTGACCGATGGGCTGGATGGTCTGGCTATCATGCCAACCGTGTTTGTTGCCGCGGGTTTTGCGCTGGTGGCTTGGGCGACCGGTAACATGAACTTCGCCAACTACCTGCATATCCCGTATCTGCGCCACGCCGGTGAGCTGGTTATCGTTTGTACCGCCATTGTTGGGGCTGGGTTAGGTTTCCTGTGGTTCAACACCTATCCGGCTCAGGTGTTTATGGGCGATGTAGGCTCCTTGGCTTTGGGCGGTGCGCTGGGGACGATAGCCGTGTTGCTGCGTCAAGAGTTTTTGCTGGTGATTATGGGCGGCGTGTTCGTGGTTGAAACGCTGTCGGTGATCCTGCAGGTGGGATCGTTCAAGCTGCGCGGGCAACGTATTTTCCGCATGGCACCGATCCATCATCACTATGAATTGAAAGGCTGGCCAGAACCCCGCGTTATCGTGCGCTTCTGGATTATTTCGCTGATGCTGGTGCTGATTGGCCTGGCGACGCTGAAGGTGCGCTAA
- the rsmH gene encoding 16S rRNA (cytosine(1402)-N(4))-methyltransferase RsmH has product MSENYKHTTVLLDEAVNGLNIRSNGTYIDGTFGRGGHSRLILSQLGPEGRLLAIDRDPQAIAAAQSIEDPRFTIIHGPFSELSHYVQERELVGKIDGVLLDLGVSSPQLDDADRGFSFMRDGPLDMRMDPSTGQSAAEWLMKAEADDIAWVLKTFGEERFSKRIARAIVERNRVEPMTRTKELADLIADASPFREKHKHPATRSFQAIRIYINSELEEIERALDGALAVLAPQGRLSIISFHSLEDRIVKRFMRHHSRGAQVPAGIPLTEAQLREMGGRTLKALGKMMPSENEVADNPRARSSVLRIAERMPA; this is encoded by the coding sequence ATGTCGGAAAACTATAAGCATACGACCGTACTGTTGGATGAGGCCGTTAATGGCCTCAATATTCGCAGTAACGGCACATACATCGACGGTACTTTTGGTCGCGGTGGCCATTCTCGTCTGATTCTGTCCCAATTGGGGCCGGAAGGACGTCTGTTGGCGATTGATCGCGATCCGCAGGCAATTGCTGCTGCTCAATCTATTGAAGATCCGCGTTTTACCATCATACATGGCCCGTTTTCTGAGCTGTCACACTATGTGCAGGAGCGCGAGTTGGTTGGCAAGATCGACGGTGTACTCCTCGATTTGGGGGTTTCTTCCCCGCAGTTGGATGATGCCGATCGAGGATTCTCTTTCATGCGTGACGGCCCGCTGGACATGCGTATGGATCCTTCCACCGGGCAATCTGCCGCTGAATGGCTGATGAAAGCGGAAGCCGACGATATCGCCTGGGTGCTGAAAACCTTTGGCGAGGAGCGTTTTTCCAAACGCATCGCGCGCGCCATTGTGGAAAGAAATCGTGTTGAACCGATGACGCGTACCAAAGAACTGGCGGACCTGATCGCCGATGCCAGTCCGTTCCGTGAAAAGCACAAGCACCCGGCTACCCGCAGTTTCCAGGCAATCCGCATCTATATCAACAGCGAGCTGGAAGAGATCGAACGTGCGCTCGATGGTGCATTGGCCGTACTGGCACCACAAGGCCGTTTGTCGATCATCAGTTTCCACTCATTGGAAGATCGTATCGTCAAACGTTTCATGCGTCACCACAGTCGTGGTGCACAGGTGCCAGCCGGTATTCCACTGACTGAAGCGCAACTGCGTGAAATGGGCGGCCGAACGCTGAAAGCCTTGGGCAAAATGATGCCTTCGGAAAATGAAGTGGCGGATAACCCACGCGCGCGTAGCTCTGTGTTACGCATTGCCGAGAGGATGCCAGCGTGA
- the ftsL gene encoding cell division protein FtsL — protein MIGNERHSLVGVIGGDLLRNAKIPLILLVAVLVSAIFVVTTAHRTRLLTAEREQLVLERDALDIEWRNLILEENALGDHSRVERIATEKLQMQHVDPSQENIIVKP, from the coding sequence GTGATTGGTAATGAGCGCCACAGTTTGGTTGGCGTCATTGGCGGAGACTTGCTACGTAACGCCAAGATCCCGCTGATTTTGTTGGTTGCTGTGCTGGTATCGGCCATTTTTGTGGTCACTACCGCCCACCGTACACGTCTGCTGACTGCCGAGCGTGAGCAACTGGTACTGGAGAGAGATGCGCTGGATATCGAGTGGCGCAACCTGATTCTGGAAGAGAATGCCCTTGGCGATCACAGCCGAGTAGAGCGGATCGCCACCGAAAAGCTGCAGATGCAACATGTCGATCCATCGCAGGAAAATATCATCGTCAAACCATGA
- the cra gene encoding catabolite repressor/activator, translating into MKLDEIARLAGVSRTTASYVINGKAKQYRVSDKTVEKVMAVVREHNYHPNAVAAGLRAGRTRSIGLVIPDLENTSYTRIANYLERQARQRGYQLLIACSEDQPDNEMRCIEHLLQRQVDAIIVSTALPPEHPFYQRWANDPFPIIALDRALDREHFISVVGADQEDAFALAQELRTFPAKSVLYLGALPELSVSFLREQGFRQAWQEDERQVDYLYANSYEREAAGMLFAEWLKTHPMPQALFTTSFSLLQGVMDVTLKKYGRLPSDLAIATFGDHELLDFLECPVLAVAQRHRDVAERVLELVLASLDEPRKPKPGMTRIRRNLFRRGSLSRK; encoded by the coding sequence GTGAAACTGGATGAAATCGCGCGTCTCGCAGGCGTTTCGCGCACTACGGCCAGTTATGTCATCAACGGCAAGGCGAAGCAATATCGTGTCAGCGATAAAACCGTCGAGAAAGTGATGGCCGTGGTCAGGGAGCACAACTATCACCCGAATGCTGTCGCAGCTGGGCTGCGTGCAGGCCGAACCCGTTCTATCGGCCTGGTGATACCGGATCTTGAAAATACCAGCTATACCCGTATTGCCAACTATCTTGAGCGCCAGGCACGTCAGCGTGGCTACCAACTGTTGATCGCATGTTCCGAAGATCAGCCTGATAATGAAATGCGCTGTATTGAGCATTTGCTGCAACGTCAGGTGGACGCGATTATCGTTTCTACTGCATTGCCGCCGGAACATCCATTCTATCAGCGCTGGGCTAACGATCCTTTCCCGATTATCGCTTTGGATCGTGCGTTGGATCGTGAACATTTTATCAGCGTTGTGGGAGCCGATCAGGAAGACGCCTTTGCATTAGCGCAGGAGCTGCGCACTTTCCCGGCCAAATCGGTACTGTATCTTGGTGCATTGCCCGAGCTTTCTGTCAGTTTCTTGCGTGAGCAGGGTTTCCGTCAGGCCTGGCAGGAAGATGAGCGTCAGGTGGACTATTTGTATGCCAATAGCTACGAACGTGAAGCCGCAGGCATGCTGTTCGCGGAATGGTTAAAAACCCATCCGATGCCACAGGCGTTGTTTACTACTTCATTTTCTCTGCTGCAGGGCGTCATGGATGTGACGCTGAAAAAGTATGGGCGTTTACCGTCAGATCTGGCGATTGCCACCTTTGGCGACCATGAATTGCTGGACTTTCTGGAATGCCCGGTGCTTGCTGTAGCTCAGCGTCACCGGGATGTAGCTGAGCGAGTGCTGGAGCTGGTGCTGGCCAGTTTAGATGAACCGCGCAAACCCAAACCGGGTATGACACGTATCCGCCGCAACCTGTTCCGCCGCGGTAGCCTGAGCCGCAAATAA
- the mraZ gene encoding division/cell wall cluster transcriptional repressor MraZ, which translates to MFRGATMVNLDSKGRLAVPTRYRDLLNEESQGQMVCTIDLHQPCLLLYPLPQWEIIEQKLSRLSSMNPAERRVQRLLLGHASECQMDSAGRLLLASTLRQHAGLTKEVMLVGQFNKFELWDEQTWYQQVKDDIDAEQSAQEPLSERLQDLSL; encoded by the coding sequence ATGTTCCGTGGGGCGACGATGGTTAACCTCGACAGTAAAGGGCGGCTTGCCGTACCTACCCGTTACCGGGATTTACTGAATGAGGAATCACAAGGTCAAATGGTTTGCACCATCGATCTCCATCAGCCCTGCCTGCTGCTTTACCCGCTACCCCAATGGGAAATCATCGAGCAAAAGTTGTCACGTCTGTCGAGCATGAATCCCGCCGAGCGCCGCGTCCAGCGCTTACTTCTGGGGCATGCCAGCGAATGTCAGATGGATAGCGCCGGTCGGTTGTTGTTGGCCAGTACGCTACGCCAACATGCCGGGCTCACGAAAGAAGTGATGCTGGTCGGGCAGTTCAACAAGTTTGAACTGTGGGATGAACAGACCTGGTATCAACAAGTCAAGGATGATATCGACGCAGAACAGTCCGCTCAGGAACCGTTGTCTGAGCGGCTACAGGACTTGTCACTATAA
- the murE gene encoding UDP-N-acetylmuramoyl-L-alanyl-D-glutamate--2,6-diaminopimelate ligase has product MADRNLRDLLAPWVPTAPERALREMILDSRIAAAGDLFVAVVGHQTDGRRYIPQAIAQGVAAVIAEAEGQAEDGKICEMHGVPVIYLSQLNQRLSALAGRFYHQPAERLRLIGVTGTNGKTTTTQLLAQWSQLLGETAAVMGTVGNGLLGQVCPTENTTGSAVDVQHVLNDLAEQGATFAAMEVSSHGLVQHRVAALPFAAAVFTNLSRDHLDYHGDMASYEAAKWSLFAAHDVGQAIINADDEVGQRWLAKLPDAVAVTMLDNLQPGCRGRWLKTTAVNYHDNGATIQFSSTWGNGEIESRLMGAFNVSNLILALATLLSLGYPFDELVKTGNQLQPVCGRMEVFNAPGKPTVVVDYAHTPDALEKALEAARLHCQGQLWCVFGCGGDRDKGKRPLMGGIAEQFADRVVVTDDNPRTEEPSAIINDILTGLLDAGHVQVIHGRAEAVTSAIMQAKEQDVVLVAGKGHEDYQLVGNRRLDYSDRTTVARLLGVLA; this is encoded by the coding sequence GTGGCAGATCGTAATTTGCGCGATTTACTCGCTCCGTGGGTGCCAACGGCACCCGAGCGCGCGCTGCGGGAAATGATATTAGACAGCCGTATTGCGGCTGCCGGGGATCTGTTTGTCGCCGTTGTCGGCCATCAAACGGATGGACGCCGTTATATTCCGCAAGCCATCGCACAAGGGGTTGCCGCCGTTATCGCTGAGGCTGAAGGCCAGGCTGAAGACGGTAAAATCTGTGAAATGCACGGCGTGCCAGTCATTTATCTGAGCCAGCTCAATCAGCGCCTGTCCGCTCTGGCCGGGCGTTTTTACCATCAGCCTGCTGAGCGTCTGCGTCTGATCGGCGTAACTGGTACCAACGGCAAAACTACCACCACCCAGCTGTTGGCACAGTGGAGCCAACTGCTGGGCGAAACCGCCGCCGTCATGGGGACCGTAGGTAACGGGCTGTTGGGGCAGGTTTGCCCAACGGAAAATACCACCGGTTCTGCTGTTGATGTGCAACATGTCCTCAACGATCTGGCTGAACAGGGGGCCACCTTTGCTGCGATGGAAGTTTCTTCCCATGGCCTGGTACAGCACCGCGTGGCCGCTCTGCCGTTTGCCGCCGCGGTCTTTACCAACCTAAGCCGCGATCACCTCGATTACCACGGTGATATGGCCAGCTATGAAGCGGCGAAGTGGTCACTGTTTGCCGCTCACGATGTTGGGCAGGCGATCATCAATGCTGATGATGAAGTCGGGCAACGCTGGTTGGCTAAATTACCGGATGCGGTCGCCGTCACCATGCTCGATAACCTGCAGCCTGGCTGTCGTGGGCGCTGGTTGAAAACCACCGCGGTGAATTATCACGACAACGGTGCCACTATCCAGTTCAGCTCAACCTGGGGTAACGGCGAGATCGAAAGCCGCCTGATGGGGGCGTTCAACGTCAGCAATCTGATCCTGGCTTTGGCAACGCTGTTGTCACTGGGGTATCCGTTTGATGAGCTGGTTAAAACCGGCAATCAGTTACAGCCGGTGTGTGGCCGCATGGAAGTCTTTAATGCGCCTGGCAAGCCGACGGTAGTGGTGGATTATGCCCACACCCCGGACGCGCTGGAAAAAGCGCTGGAAGCCGCTCGACTGCACTGCCAGGGGCAGTTGTGGTGTGTATTTGGCTGCGGTGGCGATCGCGATAAAGGTAAGCGCCCACTTATGGGGGGCATTGCCGAACAGTTTGCCGATCGGGTCGTCGTGACTGATGATAACCCACGTACCGAAGAGCCATCGGCCATCATCAACGATATTTTGACCGGCTTGCTGGACGCCGGACATGTACAGGTGATCCATGGGCGTGCGGAAGCCGTGACCAGCGCGATCATGCAGGCTAAAGAACAAGATGTGGTCTTGGTGGCAGGTAAAGGCCACGAGGATTATCAATTGGTGGGGAACCGCCGTCTGGATTACTCCGACCGCACCACGGTCGCTCGTCTGTTGGGGGTATTGGCATGA